Part of the Thermotoga sp. Ku-13t genome is shown below.
AGAATTCTTTATGATTTCACCCCATCTGGGTATTTCCTCTGGAGGTAAACCTCTCAAATTGTCCTTCACTGCGACCAGATGTACGGTAAGGCCCAGCGCAATGTAGTAGAACACCGCACCCAGTATGGCCCTGAGACATATCTCCAGATACGGTACGTTGGTGATTTCGGACATGACGAAGGCGGCTGCACCCATGATTGGAGGAACGAAGATTCCTCCCGTGGAAGCCACGGCCTCGACGGCGGCGGAGAATTCCGGTCTGTAGCCAAGTTTGATACCCATGGGAATAGTGAACGATCCCGTCGCATACACGTTGCTCGCCGCAGTACCACTGATGGTTCCAAACAGAGCGCTGGCCAGAACACCTATTTTCGCAGGTCCACCTGGTGAAGCTCCTGCCAGTTTTGAGGCTATCTTCAAAAGATAGTCACCAACCTTTGTCTGTTCAAAGAAAGCACCGAAGATCACAAAGAGCGCGACGATGGTGGCAGAGATTCCCGTTATGCTGCCATATATGCCTGAATCTGTGAGCAGATAGAACATTTCGACCAACCTGCTCAGCCGAACGGGCTTGTTGTAGAAGACGCCTGGCAGGAACGGAGCCACGTAAAGGTAGCCGATCACCCCAAGGATCAGGATGGACATCGCCGGTGCAACCGCACGTCTGATCGCTTCGAGGATCAGGACGATGTTGATCAACCCTAGAACGATCTGGGCGTTCGTCACCGGATCGACGAATTCAAAGCGCATGTTGAGCGAGGTGTTGTTCAGTATTAGATAGATTGGTGGAAGCGTGGAGAGTATGGCTAGCAGCGCATCGGAAAGGGTGAACCTATCTTTCGGCGATTTCTTCGTCGCTGGAAACAGAAGGAACGACGCAGGCAGAAGGAACAAAAGGTGCGCGCCCCTCTGAAGTCTCGGTTGCAGAATCCCAACAGTTGCTGTGTAGAGATGAAATAAGGTGGCGGCGACAAGCCAGCCACCCACTGTCCATCTTTGCCAGCCTCTCAGCTCTCGCATTCTCTATCTCCTCGTCATTTCATGTAGCCTTTCTCCCTGTAATATCTCTCCGCACCGGGATGGAGTGGAACTGCCACGTGTTGCCATGCACTCTCAGGCACGAAAGTTTTGTTTGCAGGATGTGCTTTATAGAGCTCTTCAAGGTTCTCACACAGGATCTTTGTTATCGTGTAGACCACAATTTCTGGTACATCAGCGTTCACGAGCAGCTCTCCGGCAGTCGTCACGGCGGGCACATCCCTGGCAAAATCAGGATAAGTGTTGGCAGGTATCACACACAGACCCGTCTCTCTGCCAACAGTTCCGAGCTTTTCGTGCATGTAGTCAATACATTCGTTCGATACGGCCAGAAGAACGGACTTTCTCGAAGAGAACATTTCCGTTACCGCTGCGGCTGGAATCGAAAGGTGCGTGATAACGAAATCGACGTGTCGATCCTTGTAAAGGCTGATCATATCCGCATACACCGCGTGGAAATATTCCCCACCTGCTTTCTTGATATCGTCCAGAGTGATACCGTAAAAACGCAAAATCTCTTCGACGATGGGTAGATCAGATGTTCCTTTCATGGGAATGGCAACTCTCACAGG
Proteins encoded:
- a CDS encoding TRAP transporter fused permease subunit, which encodes MRELRGWQRWTVGGWLVAATLFHLYTATVGILQPRLQRGAHLLFLLPASFLLFPATKKSPKDRFTLSDALLAILSTLPPIYLILNNTSLNMRFEFVDPVTNAQIVLGLINIVLILEAIRRAVAPAMSILILGVIGYLYVAPFLPGVFYNKPVRLSRLVEMFYLLTDSGIYGSITGISATIVALFVIFGAFFEQTKVGDYLLKIASKLAGASPGGPAKIGVLASALFGTISGTAASNVYATGSFTIPMGIKLGYRPEFSAAVEAVASTGGIFVPPIMGAAAFVMSEITNVPYLEICLRAILGAVFYYIALGLTVHLVAVKDNLRGLPPEEIPRWGEIIKNSYLLLPVAALVYFLVRGFSPFSAAYYATWVAFALSFFRKDTMMTPKRIAITFEKGARNMIAVALACAGAGIVVSVFTNTGLGLGIASAITSLSGGRLLPALVLLMGVCLILGMGLPTTPAYVIAASIAGVALTKMKVDILAAHLFVLYFAMLSEITPPVCIASYCAASIAKANPMRVGFEGWRLALTGYIVGYMFIYNRAILLKGTITEIITLCILMTGISYFLAVTNSGYLHKPLNGSGRFFTALVVVSLTISAVWAKLPRNLIAVITLVVLVLLFVRAKMIERKPAS
- a CDS encoding TAXI family TRAP transporter solute-binding subunit; the protein is MRSAWIVLLVVAFLSIGIVIAQELKPVTLTWIAGGVGGGWYAQAGAVAALINEKEPKISIKVIPGGGVVNPVRVSLGEADLGWGITFVDKMAYLGSAPLYEKPNPKVRAIGGYFGYYHIHFVADAAKGLSTVQEFVDLIKSGKPVRVAIPMKGTSDLPIVEEILRFYGITLDDIKKAGGEYFHAVYADMISLYKDRHVDFVITHLSIPAAAVTEMFSSRKSVLLAVSNECIDYMHEKLGTVGRETGLCVIPANTYPDFARDVPAVTTAGELLVNADVPEIVVYTITKILCENLEELYKAHPANKTFVPESAWQHVAVPLHPGAERYYREKGYMK